One window of the Thermococcus sp. P6 genome contains the following:
- a CDS encoding RsmB/NOP family class I SAM-dependent RNA methyltransferase — protein MELFYRVRFQEVVADALSLVEERELSSKHALERVFRRVTGRDSEKARGLAHAYVFEIEKWRARIDFIINSVLKGSRLEDLDPYLANLLRIGTFEIHFRKVPPAVATDSIIRVVKERFDLATSRFVNALMHSIEKFDVDEALRRLRERDRIEWLSVRFSHPRWYVEYTVALLGYDEAVRLFLSNNRPQRYYVRANTLKTDVDSLRDYLEERGVRTALTPVPDVLKILEYRKPVTKLEWYREGKFVIQDLASAYVAHVLKPEPGERVLDLAAAPGSKTFHAAALMENRGEITAVDYSYDRLMRMREKMRLLGVKNVKLVHADGQSFKGREKFDRVILDAPCSSSGTYRQFPEVKWRFDGEKIRRIINVQRNMLRNAYENLREGGEMTYSTCSIRIDEDEENVLFGVKKLGLELVPYGFEWGDRGFLEIGERVFRTWPHRHDCNGFFISKLMRTD, from the coding sequence ATGGAGCTGTTTTACAGGGTGCGCTTTCAGGAAGTGGTCGCCGATGCGTTGAGTTTAGTCGAGGAGCGTGAACTCTCATCAAAGCACGCCCTTGAGAGGGTTTTCAGGCGGGTAACGGGAAGGGATAGTGAGAAGGCCCGGGGACTGGCCCACGCGTACGTTTTCGAGATAGAGAAATGGAGGGCCAGGATAGATTTCATAATAAACTCCGTTTTGAAGGGCTCACGTCTCGAAGATCTGGATCCCTATCTGGCCAACCTCCTGAGAATAGGCACCTTCGAGATCCATTTCAGAAAGGTTCCCCCCGCCGTAGCCACGGATTCGATAATAAGGGTCGTTAAGGAGCGCTTCGATCTCGCTACCTCAAGGTTCGTCAACGCGCTCATGCACTCGATAGAGAAGTTCGATGTCGATGAAGCGCTCAGAAGGCTCAGGGAAAGGGACAGGATTGAGTGGCTGAGCGTCCGCTTCTCCCATCCGAGGTGGTACGTCGAGTACACCGTGGCCCTTCTGGGCTACGACGAGGCGGTGAGGCTTTTCCTGAGCAACAACAGGCCCCAGAGGTACTACGTCAGGGCGAACACCCTCAAGACCGACGTGGATTCTCTGAGGGACTACCTCGAGGAGAGGGGCGTTAGAACGGCCCTGACCCCTGTTCCGGACGTTCTGAAGATCCTCGAATACAGAAAGCCAGTAACGAAGCTCGAATGGTACAGGGAAGGAAAGTTCGTAATTCAGGATCTGGCGAGTGCCTACGTTGCCCACGTCCTGAAACCGGAACCCGGTGAGAGGGTTCTTGATCTGGCGGCGGCCCCCGGGAGCAAGACGTTCCATGCGGCGGCCCTGATGGAGAACAGGGGCGAGATAACGGCGGTTGATTACTCCTACGACAGGCTTATGAGGATGAGGGAGAAGATGAGGCTACTCGGTGTGAAAAACGTCAAACTCGTCCACGCGGACGGCCAGAGCTTCAAAGGAAGGGAGAAGTTCGACAGGGTAATCCTCGACGCCCCCTGCTCGAGCTCCGGAACCTACAGGCAGTTTCCCGAGGTGAAATGGCGCTTCGATGGGGAGAAGATACGGAGAATCATAAACGTGCAGCGCAACATGCTCCGCAACGCGTACGAAAACCTGAGGGAAGGGGGGGAGATGACCTACTCGACCTGCTCGATAAGGATCGACGAGGACGAGGAGAACGTCCTCTTTGGCGTTAAAAAACTTGGATTGGAGCTCGTCCCTTACGGCTTCGAATGGGGCGACAGGGGGTTCCTCGAGATCGGTGAGAGGGTTTTCAGGACGTGGCCCCACAGACACGACTGCAACGGCTTCTTCATATCAAAATTGATGAGGACCGATTGA
- a CDS encoding deoxyribonuclease IV: protein MFRMERLRFGTAGIPLSTPKRSTINGIIQVRNLGLDAMELEFVRGVNLKPELAKKVKYVARKHDVVLTAHAPYYINLNAKEKAKVEASKRRIIESAERLHQAGGWSVVFHAGYYLKQNPERVYERIKAELKDVVKTLQEGGVEVWVRPEITGKPTQFGSLKELVKLSEELEMVLPTIDFAHCHARNGGKFNTAEEWREVLSFMEDRLGRDALDNMHIHISGINYTSKGERNHLNLQESDMNWEDLMRVLKEFRVKGVVISESPNIEGDALLMKRKYEEIKV from the coding sequence GTGTTCAGAATGGAGAGACTCCGATTCGGTACGGCCGGGATACCCCTGTCAACCCCGAAACGCTCGACGATAAACGGTATAATTCAGGTTCGAAACCTCGGTTTGGATGCTATGGAGCTTGAGTTCGTCAGAGGGGTTAACCTGAAGCCGGAACTTGCGAAGAAAGTAAAGTACGTTGCCAGAAAGCATGATGTTGTGCTCACGGCACACGCTCCGTATTACATCAACCTCAACGCAAAGGAGAAGGCCAAGGTGGAGGCGAGCAAGAGGAGAATAATCGAGAGCGCGGAGAGGCTGCATCAGGCGGGTGGCTGGAGCGTCGTCTTTCACGCGGGTTATTACCTCAAACAGAACCCCGAGAGGGTTTACGAGAGGATAAAGGCGGAGCTGAAAGATGTCGTAAAGACCCTTCAGGAGGGGGGCGTTGAGGTCTGGGTAAGGCCGGAGATAACGGGCAAGCCAACCCAGTTCGGTAGCCTGAAGGAACTCGTTAAACTGAGCGAGGAGCTCGAGATGGTTCTGCCGACCATAGACTTCGCCCACTGCCACGCCAGAAACGGGGGGAAGTTCAACACCGCAGAGGAGTGGCGAGAGGTGTTGAGCTTTATGGAGGACCGCCTCGGCAGGGATGCACTCGACAACATGCACATCCACATAAGCGGCATAAACTACACCTCAAAGGGTGAGAGGAACCACCTGAACCTTCAGGAGAGCGATATGAACTGGGAGGACCTAATGAGGGTTCTCAAGGAGTTCAGGGTGAAGGGGGTTGTGATAAGCGAGAGCCCGAACATCGAGGGAGACGCCCTCCTGATGAAGAGGAAATACGAGGAGATAAAGGTCTGA
- a CDS encoding iron ABC transporter permease, translating to MMSRLSKIFLLVPITFLLVFFYLPLASILKTGLWDGGFTLRYLLSVLSNEYHRRVILFTISQAIGSTLLTLLLGLPGAYIFAKYDFPGKGLVKAILTVPFVMPSVMVALGFILLFGKSGILTDIIGRDLGIVYSWKGILLAHAFYNFPVVVRMVSSLWQRVNPHYEEAAMSLGARGWRLFWRVTLPLISPAIFASAMLTFVFCFLSFSIPLIIGGYHYATMEVDIFTSIMVLLDFRTGAAVAIIQITLSMGFMYLYLRALDAYARREEQRVFRKPIPFTRRDWLSIKGLLVGLYSLIVFIFIVSPLLAVLYDSLRFNDSWSLENYRRMLSPEYNPMFGTTTLDVVRNSLTFGAATVFLSILVALPVSYALHRWNFRGKRLFDVLIMLPLGSSAVTLGLGYIRLFHATPLYFTPWIIIAAHTVIAYPFVLRAVSTSLKKIKPNLREAALSLGAKEWTAFLRVELPLALGGVIVGAIFAFAMSIAELGATYMLAKPEYTTMTVAIYKFLGSRQFGPASALAVLLMVVSTFAFLIIERVGEEAWFG from the coding sequence ATGATGTCGAGGCTTTCGAAGATCTTCCTGCTGGTTCCCATAACGTTCCTGCTGGTCTTCTTCTACCTTCCCTTAGCCAGCATACTGAAAACGGGCCTCTGGGATGGTGGTTTTACCCTTCGTTACCTCCTCTCGGTTCTTTCGAACGAATACCACCGGAGGGTCATCCTCTTCACGATAAGCCAGGCCATCGGTTCAACGCTCCTGACCCTTTTACTGGGCCTTCCCGGGGCCTATATCTTCGCGAAGTACGACTTTCCGGGAAAGGGGCTCGTAAAGGCCATTCTGACGGTTCCCTTCGTCATGCCGAGCGTTATGGTGGCCCTGGGGTTCATACTCCTCTTCGGGAAGAGCGGAATACTGACGGACATCATAGGGCGGGACCTGGGGATAGTCTACTCGTGGAAGGGCATACTCCTCGCCCACGCCTTCTACAACTTCCCCGTGGTGGTGCGCATGGTCTCCTCCCTGTGGCAGAGGGTGAACCCGCACTACGAGGAGGCCGCCATGTCGCTGGGGGCGAGGGGGTGGAGGCTGTTCTGGAGGGTTACCCTGCCGCTGATCTCGCCGGCCATCTTTGCCTCGGCGATGCTCACCTTCGTCTTCTGCTTCCTTAGCTTCTCGATTCCCCTCATAATCGGGGGTTACCACTACGCCACGATGGAGGTGGACATATTCACCTCGATAATGGTCCTGCTCGACTTCAGAACCGGCGCCGCCGTGGCCATAATCCAGATAACCCTGAGTATGGGCTTCATGTACCTCTACCTCAGGGCCCTCGACGCCTACGCCCGGCGCGAGGAGCAGAGGGTTTTTAGAAAGCCGATTCCCTTCACGAGACGTGACTGGCTGAGCATTAAAGGCCTCCTTGTGGGCCTTTATTCCCTGATCGTCTTCATCTTCATAGTATCGCCCCTGCTGGCGGTTCTCTACGATTCCCTGCGCTTCAACGACTCATGGAGCCTTGAGAACTACAGGAGGATGCTCTCCCCGGAGTACAACCCGATGTTCGGGACCACAACGCTCGACGTCGTGAGGAACTCCCTCACCTTTGGTGCGGCGACGGTTTTTCTCTCGATTCTCGTGGCACTTCCCGTATCATACGCTCTCCACCGCTGGAACTTCAGGGGAAAGAGGCTTTTCGACGTTCTGATAATGCTCCCGCTGGGCAGCTCGGCCGTAACCCTCGGCCTCGGCTACATACGGCTCTTTCACGCCACGCCCCTCTACTTCACGCCGTGGATAATAATCGCGGCCCACACGGTTATAGCCTATCCCTTCGTCCTGAGGGCGGTCTCAACGTCCCTGAAGAAGATAAAGCCGAACCTCCGGGAGGCGGCCCTAAGTCTTGGGGCAAAGGAATGGACGGCCTTTCTCAGGGTGGAGCTCCCGCTGGCCCTCGGAGGGGTCATCGTGGGGGCGATATTCGCCTTCGCAATGAGCATAGCCGAGCTCGGTGCCACCTACATGCTCGCCAAGCCAGAGTACACGACCATGACCGTGGCGATATACAAGTTCCTCGGATCGAGACAGTTCGGTCCGGCCTCGGCACTGGCGGTTCTCCTCATGGTTGTCTCGACCTTCGCATTCCTGATAATCGAAAGGGTCGGTGAAGAGGCATGGTTCGGGTAG
- a CDS encoding TIGR00296 family protein, whose product MYRIRDEWGEFLVRLARRAVEEYVRNGRVIKPPEDTPRELMEKMGVFVTLNRHGLPPERALRGCIGFPLPIYPLAEATIKAAIYSASEDPRFPPVREDELDDLVVEVSVLTPPELIEGPPVERPLKVKVGRDGLIVEKGIYSGLLLPQVPVEWGWDEEEFLSQTCWKAGLPPDCWLDEDTRVYRFTAEVFEEEKPGGQVRRKPLK is encoded by the coding sequence ATGTACAGGATAAGGGATGAGTGGGGGGAGTTCCTCGTCAGGCTCGCGAGAAGGGCCGTGGAGGAGTACGTGAGGAACGGGAGGGTCATAAAACCACCCGAAGATACCCCCCGGGAGCTGATGGAGAAGATGGGGGTCTTCGTAACCCTTAACAGGCACGGCTTACCCCCCGAGAGGGCACTCAGGGGATGCATAGGCTTTCCGTTACCGATCTACCCGCTGGCCGAGGCCACGATAAAGGCAGCGATCTACTCCGCTTCGGAGGATCCTCGCTTTCCGCCGGTGAGGGAGGACGAGCTCGACGATCTGGTGGTTGAGGTGAGCGTTCTAACCCCGCCAGAGCTAATCGAGGGTCCGCCGGTGGAGAGGCCGCTCAAGGTGAAGGTCGGCAGGGACGGTCTGATAGTGGAGAAGGGCATCTACTCGGGCCTGCTCCTCCCCCAGGTGCCTGTAGAGTGGGGCTGGGACGAGGAGGAATTTCTAAGTCAAACGTGCTGGAAAGCCGGCCTTCCACCGGACTGCTGGCTCGACGAGGATACAAGGGTCTACCGCTTTACCGCAGAGGTCTTTGAGGAGGAGAAGCCGGGGGGACAGGTGAGGAGGAAACCCCTTAAATGA
- a CDS encoding ABC transporter ATP-binding protein, translated as MVRVELRGIVKEWESFRLEIDLSVKDGELLTLLGPSGCGKTTTLRIIAGFERPDRGEVLFDGRPVNDLPPYRRGTGIVFQDYALFPHMTVFKNVAFGLEMKGLPGGEIRKRVKRALELVGLEGLENRYPEQLSGGQQQRVALARALVIEPEVLLLDEPLSNLDAKIRERLRGEIRMIQRELGITVIYVTHDQEEAMAVSDRIAVMNVGRVEDVGKPLELYYHPRTEFVARFLGLSNILDLEAKGGMACAGKLCFKVGKNGPVRIFFRPESVYLKPGDGAEVLDHELLPGRVRLKLGVGDEVIIAERFLSELPFDVEALPDRVGVEVRHFSVLE; from the coding sequence ATGGTTCGGGTAGAGCTGAGGGGTATCGTGAAGGAGTGGGAGAGTTTCAGGCTTGAGATCGATCTAAGCGTGAAGGACGGCGAGCTTCTCACCCTTCTCGGCCCGAGCGGTTGCGGGAAAACGACAACCCTCAGGATAATAGCCGGGTTCGAGAGGCCCGATAGGGGGGAGGTGCTCTTCGACGGGCGGCCCGTTAACGATCTACCGCCTTACAGACGGGGAACTGGGATAGTCTTTCAGGATTACGCCCTGTTTCCACACATGACGGTTTTCAAGAACGTGGCCTTCGGTCTCGAGATGAAGGGACTCCCGGGGGGCGAAATCAGAAAGAGGGTTAAGCGGGCCCTCGAGCTCGTCGGACTGGAAGGCCTCGAAAACCGCTATCCAGAACAGCTCTCGGGGGGCCAGCAACAGCGCGTGGCTCTGGCGAGGGCGCTGGTGATAGAGCCCGAGGTTCTCCTCCTCGACGAGCCGCTGAGCAACCTCGATGCGAAGATAAGGGAACGCCTGAGGGGAGAGATAAGGATGATCCAGCGCGAGCTCGGAATCACGGTAATCTACGTGACCCACGACCAGGAGGAGGCCATGGCGGTAAGCGACAGGATAGCCGTTATGAACGTCGGAAGGGTTGAGGATGTTGGTAAACCTCTGGAGCTCTATTACCACCCGCGGACCGAGTTCGTGGCCCGGTTTCTGGGCCTGAGCAACATACTCGACCTTGAGGCGAAAGGGGGGATGGCCTGCGCCGGAAAGCTGTGCTTCAAGGTGGGGAAAAACGGTCCGGTTAGGATATTCTTCCGGCCTGAGAGCGTCTACTTAAAACCCGGCGATGGCGCGGAGGTTCTGGACCACGAGCTTCTGCCCGGCAGGGTAAGGTTAAAGCTCGGAGTGGGCGACGAGGTTATCATCGCGGAGCGCTTTTTGAGTGAGCTTCCCTTCGACGTTGAGGCCCTTCCTGATAGGGTCGGGGTTGAGGTGAGGCACTTCTCGGTTCTCGAGTGA
- a CDS encoding DUF373 family protein, protein MVNIRALILAIDRDDDFGEKAGVGGPVIGREACIDAALKLSLADPEDSDANVVYAAVKLYDELKESGEFEEVEVALITGHPKVGVKSDLELARQLGEVLKVFPADGVITVTDGAEDEQILPIITSKVPVISSHRIVVKQSESIETTYYILYRYMREILSDPEVAKVVLGIPGMILLLYGIARLIGVWYPNSVKMVSATITGTILLLVGGYFFTKGFNFNVRETLSKQFLFVISVVTGILIIAGGAINAYFRLEEYAKAIIGGWPGTPLLATLIYINAIGTSLVLGISVMIAGRVVQAYLRKDHHIWYHISGLLMMPSIWVTIDLTTRYAMAILTLSDIDVFAKLLVAVLDIALAVMIGAYVRGKVRGWRRVEAGASA, encoded by the coding sequence GTGGTTAACATCAGGGCCCTGATTCTTGCCATAGACAGGGACGACGACTTTGGGGAAAAGGCCGGTGTCGGTGGCCCGGTGATAGGAAGGGAAGCCTGCATCGATGCCGCCCTGAAGCTCAGTCTGGCCGATCCAGAGGACAGCGATGCCAACGTAGTTTACGCGGCTGTGAAGCTCTACGACGAGCTTAAGGAGAGCGGTGAGTTTGAGGAGGTTGAAGTTGCCCTCATAACCGGGCACCCGAAGGTTGGGGTTAAAAGCGACCTTGAACTGGCGAGGCAGCTGGGGGAGGTCCTGAAGGTCTTTCCGGCGGACGGGGTCATAACCGTCACCGATGGGGCCGAGGACGAGCAGATCCTTCCCATAATCACCTCGAAGGTGCCCGTGATAAGCTCCCACCGCATCGTCGTCAAACAGAGCGAGAGCATAGAAACGACCTACTACATACTCTACCGATACATGCGGGAGATTCTAAGCGATCCGGAGGTTGCAAAGGTGGTCCTTGGTATTCCGGGTATGATACTGCTTCTCTACGGGATAGCGAGGCTCATAGGCGTCTGGTATCCCAACAGCGTTAAGATGGTATCGGCCACTATAACCGGAACGATACTCCTGCTCGTGGGCGGGTACTTCTTCACCAAAGGCTTCAACTTCAACGTAAGGGAAACCCTCTCAAAGCAGTTCCTGTTCGTGATTTCGGTTGTAACCGGGATCCTGATAATCGCCGGTGGCGCCATAAACGCCTACTTTAGGCTTGAGGAGTACGCGAAGGCCATAATAGGTGGGTGGCCCGGAACACCCCTTCTGGCAACCCTGATCTACATAAACGCCATTGGTACCTCCCTCGTCCTTGGAATCTCCGTTATGATAGCCGGGAGGGTCGTGCAGGCCTACCTGAGAAAGGATCACCACATCTGGTATCACATTTCAGGCCTTCTCATGATGCCTTCCATCTGGGTAACGATAGACCTGACCACGAGGTACGCGATGGCCATACTCACCCTGTCCGACATAGACGTCTTTGCAAAACTCCTTGTTGCGGTCCTTGACATTGCCCTCGCGGTTATGATCGGGGCTTACGTGAGAGGAAAAGTCAGGGGATGGAGGAGAGTTGAAGCTGGAGCGAGCGCTTGA
- a CDS encoding NCS2 family permease, translating to MGWFEDYFEFEKYNTDMRTEVLAGITTFMTMAYILFVNPAILSDAMGKEAFNSLVAVTALASGFATILMALYAKKPFALAPGMGLNAYFAYNVVLHMGYDWRVALAAVFVEGLIFIVLSVTKVRSAVIHAIPISQKYAVGAGIGLFLTLIGLNDVGLLTASVTEAGVLNSTGLNDAALLRGETLLFFFGLFLAALLISLRIRGALLISILTTSVLGWITGFAPWPDHVFSTPELSYTFMKMDLKGLLNVGAIGVIFAFFMVDFFDTLGTVTGLSAKAGFLTKDGKVPDAEKVLLTDAVGTTVGAILGTSTVTTYIESAAGIEEGGRTGMTSLVTGLLFLGIGLFIAPLAQAIPAFATAPALVIVGYFMISAVKEIDFSDHTEAIPAFLVLVTIPYTYSIAHGIGVGFISYTLLKLFSGRARELHPLMYVLAAVFAIYFAYLGGLF from the coding sequence ATGGGGTGGTTTGAGGACTACTTCGAGTTTGAGAAGTACAACACGGACATGAGAACCGAAGTGCTCGCCGGAATAACGACCTTCATGACGATGGCATACATCCTCTTCGTTAACCCGGCCATACTCAGCGATGCCATGGGTAAGGAGGCCTTCAACTCACTCGTAGCCGTCACGGCCCTCGCCTCGGGCTTTGCAACGATCCTAATGGCCCTATACGCTAAAAAACCCTTCGCCCTTGCCCCGGGAATGGGGTTGAACGCCTACTTCGCCTACAACGTGGTCCTGCATATGGGCTACGACTGGCGCGTCGCCCTCGCCGCGGTTTTCGTTGAGGGTCTGATCTTCATAGTTCTCAGCGTTACAAAGGTCAGAAGTGCCGTGATCCACGCCATTCCGATAAGCCAGAAGTACGCCGTCGGTGCCGGAATAGGTCTCTTCCTGACCCTCATAGGCCTGAACGACGTCGGCCTTTTAACCGCCTCCGTAACCGAGGCCGGGGTGCTTAACTCCACGGGGCTTAACGACGCTGCCCTGCTCAGGGGGGAGACCCTTCTCTTCTTCTTCGGCCTGTTCCTTGCGGCCCTTCTGATTTCCCTCCGCATCAGGGGGGCACTGCTCATATCGATCCTGACGACAAGTGTCCTCGGCTGGATAACGGGTTTCGCCCCGTGGCCTGACCACGTATTCTCGACCCCGGAACTCAGCTACACCTTCATGAAGATGGACCTTAAGGGACTCCTCAACGTCGGGGCCATAGGGGTTATCTTCGCCTTCTTCATGGTGGACTTCTTCGACACGCTGGGAACGGTAACGGGGCTGAGCGCCAAGGCGGGCTTTCTGACGAAGGACGGGAAGGTGCCCGATGCCGAAAAGGTTCTCCTCACCGATGCCGTGGGAACAACGGTTGGAGCCATCCTCGGAACATCTACGGTTACGACCTACATCGAGAGTGCCGCTGGAATAGAAGAGGGCGGAAGAACCGGGATGACGTCCCTCGTTACAGGCCTGCTCTTCCTCGGCATAGGACTGTTCATAGCACCTCTGGCGCAGGCCATACCCGCCTTCGCAACGGCCCCGGCCCTCGTCATAGTGGGTTACTTCATGATAAGCGCCGTCAAGGAGATCGACTTCTCAGACCACACCGAGGCCATTCCGGCGTTCCTCGTGCTCGTTACTATACCCTACACCTACTCGATAGCCCACGGCATCGGCGTCGGGTTCATCAGCTACACCCTGCTGAAACTCTTCAGCGGACGGGCAAGGGAGCTCCATCCGCTCATGTACGTTCTGGCGGCGGTGTTCGCGATTTACTTCGCCTACCTCGGAGGGCTCTTTTAA
- a CDS encoding MTH1187 family thiamine-binding protein gives MVIVEFVIVPLGEKSLSGYVAEVVKLLERKGVKYQLTPMATIIEVPTVREAFEIVEEAHELMFRLGVERVSTTVRIDDRRDVERKMEDKVKSVMKKVRGG, from the coding sequence ATGGTCATCGTGGAGTTCGTGATAGTTCCCCTCGGGGAGAAGAGCCTGAGCGGGTACGTTGCCGAAGTAGTAAAGCTTTTAGAGAGAAAGGGTGTTAAATACCAACTGACCCCAATGGCAACTATAATCGAAGTCCCAACGGTCAGGGAAGCCTTCGAGATCGTGGAGGAGGCCCACGAGCTGATGTTCAGGCTCGGCGTGGAAAGGGTCTCAACAACCGTCAGGATAGACGACAGGCGTGATGTGGAGAGAAAAATGGAAGATAAGGTAAAATCGGTCATGAAAAAGGTAAGAGGTGGTTAA